In one bacterium genomic region, the following are encoded:
- a CDS encoding glycyl-radical enzyme activating protein, with protein sequence MTGSVFNIMRFAVNDGPGIRTTVFLKGCPLRCLWCHNPESILTRRELVIRADRCIRCGACLEACVEGAIRREDDAFVTVRESCIRCGRCADACCSGARELVGREMTPDEVLVEIDKDTVFYDQSGGGVTFSGGEPLLQHDFLLSALQGCRARGIHTAVDTSGYAAPVVLEAVAAAADLFLYDLKLLDEERHRRFTGIPNGLILENLRRLVAAGRDVIVRVPVIPGINDDEDNIRQTGRFVASLGGITQVDVLPYHDTGIAKYQRLGEAFQLQTVGRPTPARVQEVAMILRSYVATVSVGG encoded by the coding sequence ATGACGGGAAGTGTCTTCAACATCATGCGGTTCGCCGTGAATGACGGGCCCGGCATCCGCACGACCGTTTTTCTCAAGGGATGCCCCCTCCGGTGCCTGTGGTGTCACAACCCCGAGTCCATTCTCACCCGACGGGAGCTCGTCATTCGCGCGGACCGGTGCATTCGGTGCGGCGCATGTCTGGAAGCGTGCGTGGAGGGGGCGATCCGGCGCGAAGACGACGCGTTTGTGACGGTGCGCGAGTCGTGCATCCGGTGTGGGCGCTGCGCTGATGCCTGCTGCTCAGGGGCGCGGGAACTGGTCGGTCGGGAAATGACCCCTGACGAGGTCCTGGTCGAGATCGACAAAGACACCGTCTTCTATGACCAGTCCGGGGGAGGGGTCACCTTCTCGGGAGGAGAGCCGCTCCTCCAGCACGACTTCCTGTTATCCGCCCTGCAAGGCTGCAGAGCCCGGGGGATTCACACCGCCGTAGACACGTCCGGGTACGCCGCGCCGGTTGTGCTCGAGGCCGTCGCTGCGGCTGCGGACCTCTTCCTGTACGATCTCAAGCTCCTTGACGAGGAACGACACCGCCGTTTCACCGGCATACCCAACGGCCTGATCCTCGAGAACCTGCGCAGACTTGTCGCGGCGGGCCGGGACGTGATCGTCCGTGTTCCGGTCATTCCCGGCATTAACGACGATGAGGACAACATCCGGCAGACCGGCCGGTTTGTGGCATCGCTCGGCGGAATCACGCAGGTTGACGTGCTTCCGTACCATGATACGGGCATCGCGAAGTACCAGCGTCTGGGGGAGGCCTTTCAGTTGCAGACGGTCGGGCGGCCAACACCCGCACGGGTGCAAGAGGTAGCGATGATCCTGCGATCGTACGTCGCTACTGTCTCGGTTGGAGGATAG
- a CDS encoding FadR/GntR family transcriptional regulator, which yields MGRDSRRNRAAAVPAGSVAGADRSSRRVSSAAVSRDAPSSARFPSIARQTLSRQAARSLINSILLGHFRPGEPLPSSGDLALKFEVSRPVIREALKIVATLGMVESRQGRFSRVSERAAWCDLSHEILAARLEIGAIDDIMGESLELRRVIETEAAALAAERATEGDLAAMRQKLDALDRSSGDTQAYAIHDVAFHDAVLRATHNRLFLQLIDSMRELLMFVRMVSITASADRIPSSREGHRILFEAIEARSPEAARKAMAEHLAWGERVNVSEYRATRP from the coding sequence ATGGGCCGGGATTCGAGACGAAATCGCGCTGCTGCAGTCCCGGCGGGGTCGGTTGCGGGTGCCGATCGGTCGTCCCGCCGAGTCTCCTCAGCAGCGGTTTCTCGTGACGCGCCGTCATCGGCGCGCTTTCCGTCGATCGCGAGACAGACACTCTCGCGTCAGGCAGCTCGATCGCTGATCAATAGCATCCTCCTCGGCCACTTCCGGCCGGGTGAGCCACTTCCCTCGTCGGGCGACCTCGCCCTCAAGTTCGAGGTCAGCAGACCAGTTATCCGCGAGGCCCTGAAGATCGTGGCCACCCTGGGCATGGTCGAGAGTCGTCAGGGGCGTTTCAGCCGGGTGAGCGAGCGCGCAGCATGGTGCGATCTCTCACACGAGATCCTCGCCGCGCGGCTTGAGATTGGGGCGATCGACGATATCATGGGAGAAAGCCTCGAATTGAGGCGTGTCATCGAGACCGAGGCCGCCGCGCTGGCGGCGGAGCGGGCGACGGAAGGCGACCTCGCCGCCATGCGCCAGAAGCTTGACGCGCTCGACAGGTCGAGCGGTGACACGCAGGCCTACGCAATTCACGATGTAGCATTCCACGACGCGGTGTTGCGGGCCACCCATAACCGCCTGTTCCTCCAGCTTATCGACTCGATGCGCGAGCTGCTCATGTTCGTGCGCATGGTCAGCATCACCGCAAGCGCGGACCGCATCCCGAGCTCACGGGAAGGTCACCGGATCCTCTTTGAAGCCATAGAGGCCAGGTCGCCGGAGGCCGCGCGGAAGGCGATGGCCGAGCATCTCGCCTGGGGAGAGCGAGTGAACGTCAGCGAGTACCGGGCCACACGCCCCTAG
- a CDS encoding NAD/NADP octopine/nopaline dehydrogenase family protein: MKPKVAVLGAGNGGHAFAGDLALRGYPVRLYNKFAHEIVEIQAAGGVRLEGAIDGFGRLELVTTDIAPVIAEADIILVVVPANAHAFMAEACSPHLRDGQVIVLNPGRTGGALEFRQVLASRGVEGRVVVSEAQTLLFACRISGPARVRVNSIKRQVPLAALPASDTPRVLEVLRPLYPQFVAARDVLETGLDNMGAVFHPGTVVLSVARIESGVPFEFYRDMTPAVARFLEAIDEERLAVARAYDVSAISAADWLERSYEGVSGVTLYDRILSNPAYAGIAAPRSLDVRYVLEDVPTGLVPIASLGRLAGVDVRATAGLVDVCGALYRRDFWKEGRDLHRLGVAGLTVAEAKALIRNGPAAAR, encoded by the coding sequence ATGAAACCCAAAGTGGCTGTCCTGGGAGCGGGCAACGGCGGGCACGCCTTTGCCGGTGATCTGGCCCTGCGTGGCTACCCGGTTCGCCTCTACAACAAGTTCGCGCATGAGATCGTTGAGATCCAGGCAGCGGGCGGCGTGCGGCTGGAGGGTGCCATTGACGGGTTTGGACGGCTGGAGCTGGTGACGACGGACATCGCGCCGGTTATAGCCGAGGCCGACATCATTCTGGTGGTGGTGCCGGCCAATGCCCACGCCTTCATGGCTGAGGCGTGCAGCCCCCACCTTCGCGACGGGCAGGTCATCGTCCTCAATCCGGGGCGCACCGGGGGTGCGCTGGAGTTCCGCCAGGTGCTGGCGAGCCGCGGTGTGGAGGGCCGGGTCGTGGTGTCGGAGGCCCAGACCCTACTGTTCGCCTGCCGGATTTCGGGTCCGGCCCGCGTCCGGGTGAACAGCATCAAGCGCCAGGTGCCGCTGGCCGCGCTGCCCGCGAGCGATACACCGCGGGTCCTGGAAGTTCTGCGTCCTCTGTACCCGCAGTTCGTCGCTGCCCGGGACGTGCTGGAGACCGGGTTGGACAACATGGGGGCTGTTTTCCATCCCGGCACGGTCGTGCTGAGCGTGGCGCGCATCGAGTCCGGTGTGCCGTTCGAGTTCTATCGCGACATGACGCCGGCCGTGGCGCGGTTCTTGGAGGCGATCGACGAGGAGCGGCTCGCCGTGGCGCGGGCGTACGATGTGAGCGCCATCTCGGCCGCCGATTGGCTGGAGCGAAGTTACGAGGGCGTCAGCGGTGTTACGCTATACGACCGGATCCTCAGCAACCCGGCCTACGCGGGCATAGCCGCCCCGCGCTCGCTGGATGTGCGCTACGTCTTGGAAGACGTGCCCACGGGTCTCGTGCCCATCGCGTCGCTCGGGCGTCTGGCCGGGGTGGACGTGCGGGCGACGGCGGGTTTGGTGGATGTGTGCGGTGCTTTGTACCGGCGCGACTTCTGGAAGGAGGGCCGCGATCTCCATCGGCTGGGAGTTGCCGGCCTCACCGTCGCCGAGGCCAAGGCGCTGATCCGGAATGGACCTGCCGCCGCGCGGTAG
- a CDS encoding glutamate mutase L: MDTTADGHAKKRRVMVGAIGKCVHNLGVEGFADWLQDLELGYIAVKLGPAVPIPEVVNKIREARPEVVGVSMRLGDLHVDKLITEFIETISKFELQPGESGIRYCFGGLRPAANLVRAMTGVPLERDEFTPIEERHYDLDAVAEEYRHKPAFHNFFEVIADDYITMEELERFARGQPVHGVTEQIQWSDYLVERMRQVRERENRPIIRAHIGIAAETIEPTIAGIETLADAGALEIVSLAPDQTSQEMLAKFIRGEEDPSRYLAGQGGAPIRSIEDLKRLKAATRRGNYPMARIYTGTDELLELAKLWEEHLNACFPAVPIFFYNRMDGRGPISIHDSFREHYDTIRYWASIGKPCEINDPHQWGLRYASDDMQVADHVLCGLMALKLGVKHYVMQMMFELPPEISALDDLAKMKAAYELIEPLERHFDFTIIRQTRSGLPSFPPDLYQAKGHLAFGIYTQLYLEPHILHVVTHSEAHHEAKAEDIIESCQITKQVCWDFAKGHVPNIWADPWVRDRIAELKKTSMYNVLHGALIGGYCGPVTVANFLEWAHEPGEDPERNYETMLLSLADERNYSTGTCGVISPDALELALQIGLFQAPHLTVVDKRYEMVGKCRTQVVGGACRIEEWNGIPVKDEFTRVDLVRHHYPWYFDRSISVAADQTYITETEKEEEEASGKEDIVAGRVGLVQARAKKVLVVDFGSTFTKVGMFDVQTEQFDLRYVPTTVDDIRVGLADGMGVLSACQERRDWKPLEEAMSRFDIRLPCSSAKGGLKMVTIALTREESGFAAELAALTAGAKLVASYDGKLTPEEAGRIYTVDQPEIILIAGGVNDGGDSETQLHNARLLAENAKNATYTRYGVPVIYAGNHDVREQVEHIFRWNNVDVRITDNVMPEVNRFHIEVVNEAIRELFQTVIIRGKGFDVVEEYMDAPFIPTPRAAFRGINLLAHGHGNEEGLGDIMALDIGGATTDFFSNVSDNPLYIYEGPDNARRVKRTILKTPNSPLAYRRVEGKYGLAYNAENLKELERFRNGEMQRELSEYLSRNLPDAFVPGAGQFSQFLYSRNGQVEVDLDRYLSFLSSNPHVVPDTAIENAARAWLAHEILATATRKHAGYVEETETYFLQYGVNLLNQPVAVVLIGGTVYHKCQEKAPRYLDDLALIARGVLYNPAEPHVLRPRGPVLLDAQYLVSIIGGLYGRVNPEQAVRVMKRELIPLDVQQYAGRR, translated from the coding sequence ATGGATACCACCGCTGACGGTCACGCAAAGAAGCGCCGCGTCATGGTCGGCGCCATCGGCAAGTGCGTCCACAACCTGGGCGTGGAGGGATTTGCCGACTGGCTGCAGGACCTCGAGCTGGGCTACATCGCGGTCAAGCTGGGCCCCGCAGTGCCCATCCCCGAGGTCGTGAACAAGATCCGCGAAGCGCGGCCCGAAGTCGTCGGGGTCTCGATGCGGCTGGGCGACCTGCACGTGGACAAGTTGATCACAGAGTTCATCGAGACGATCAGCAAGTTCGAGCTGCAACCCGGCGAGTCAGGAATTCGCTACTGTTTCGGCGGGCTGCGCCCGGCGGCCAATCTGGTGCGCGCGATGACCGGCGTGCCGCTCGAGCGAGACGAGTTCACGCCGATTGAAGAACGCCACTATGACCTGGACGCGGTGGCCGAGGAGTACAGGCACAAGCCCGCGTTCCACAATTTCTTCGAGGTGATCGCCGACGACTACATAACCATGGAGGAGCTGGAGCGCTTTGCGCGCGGCCAGCCGGTCCACGGCGTCACGGAACAGATTCAGTGGTCCGACTATCTGGTCGAGCGCATGCGGCAGGTGCGGGAGCGCGAAAACAGGCCGATAATCCGCGCGCACATCGGCATAGCCGCGGAGACGATCGAACCGACGATCGCCGGCATCGAGACGCTGGCCGACGCGGGCGCGTTGGAGATCGTATCTCTGGCGCCCGACCAAACCTCGCAGGAGATGCTGGCCAAGTTCATCCGAGGTGAGGAGGATCCCTCGAGGTACCTGGCGGGGCAGGGCGGAGCGCCCATCCGCAGCATCGAGGACCTCAAGCGGCTCAAGGCGGCGACGCGGCGCGGCAACTATCCGATGGCGCGCATCTACACGGGCACCGACGAGCTCCTCGAACTGGCCAAACTGTGGGAGGAGCACCTGAACGCCTGCTTCCCCGCGGTTCCCATCTTCTTCTACAACCGAATGGACGGACGCGGCCCCATCTCGATTCACGACTCCTTCCGCGAGCACTACGACACGATCCGCTATTGGGCGAGCATCGGCAAGCCGTGCGAGATCAACGATCCCCACCAGTGGGGATTGCGCTACGCAAGCGATGACATGCAGGTGGCGGATCACGTGCTCTGCGGGCTGATGGCGCTCAAGCTGGGCGTCAAGCACTACGTCATGCAGATGATGTTCGAGCTGCCCCCTGAGATCTCAGCGCTCGACGACCTCGCGAAGATGAAGGCGGCCTACGAGCTGATCGAGCCTCTCGAACGACACTTCGACTTCACGATCATCCGGCAGACGCGCTCTGGGCTGCCCAGCTTCCCGCCCGACCTGTACCAGGCCAAGGGGCATCTGGCCTTTGGGATCTACACGCAGCTCTACCTCGAGCCCCACATTCTCCACGTCGTGACCCACTCCGAAGCCCACCACGAGGCCAAGGCCGAGGACATCATCGAGTCCTGCCAGATCACCAAGCAGGTCTGCTGGGACTTCGCCAAGGGCCACGTGCCCAACATCTGGGCCGATCCCTGGGTGCGCGACCGCATCGCCGAGCTGAAGAAGACCAGCATGTACAACGTCCTGCACGGTGCGCTCATTGGCGGGTATTGTGGTCCCGTCACCGTGGCGAACTTCTTGGAGTGGGCCCACGAGCCCGGCGAGGACCCCGAGCGCAACTACGAGACGATGCTGCTGTCGCTGGCGGACGAGAGGAACTACTCGACGGGAACGTGCGGTGTTATCAGCCCCGACGCGCTGGAGCTGGCCCTGCAGATCGGGCTCTTCCAGGCGCCGCACCTCACCGTGGTGGACAAGCGCTACGAGATGGTGGGCAAGTGCCGGACCCAGGTGGTCGGAGGGGCATGCCGGATCGAGGAGTGGAACGGCATCCCGGTCAAGGACGAGTTCACCAGGGTGGACCTGGTGCGCCATCATTACCCCTGGTACTTCGACAGGAGCATATCGGTCGCAGCCGACCAGACCTACATCACCGAGACCGAGAAAGAGGAAGAGGAAGCCAGCGGCAAGGAGGATATCGTCGCCGGGCGCGTCGGCCTGGTGCAGGCGCGCGCCAAAAAGGTACTGGTCGTGGACTTTGGCTCGACCTTCACCAAAGTGGGCATGTTCGACGTGCAGACCGAGCAGTTCGATCTCCGCTACGTGCCGACGACGGTTGACGATATCCGTGTCGGGCTGGCCGACGGGATGGGCGTTCTGTCGGCATGCCAGGAGCGGAGAGACTGGAAGCCCCTCGAAGAGGCGATGAGCAGGTTTGACATCCGGCTGCCGTGCTCGAGTGCCAAGGGCGGCCTTAAGATGGTGACCATCGCTCTTACCCGGGAGGAATCGGGGTTCGCGGCGGAACTCGCCGCGCTCACCGCCGGCGCCAAACTGGTGGCCAGCTACGACGGTAAGCTGACGCCGGAAGAGGCCGGCCGCATCTACACCGTTGACCAACCGGAGATCATCTTGATCGCCGGTGGGGTCAACGATGGGGGCGACTCCGAGACCCAACTGCACAACGCGCGCCTGCTGGCCGAGAACGCTAAGAACGCCACCTACACGCGCTACGGCGTCCCCGTCATCTACGCCGGCAACCATGATGTGCGCGAGCAAGTGGAGCACATCTTCCGTTGGAACAATGTGGACGTCCGGATCACCGACAACGTGATGCCCGAGGTGAACCGGTTTCACATTGAGGTCGTGAACGAAGCCATTCGCGAACTGTTCCAGACGGTCATCATCCGCGGGAAGGGCTTCGACGTGGTGGAGGAGTACATGGACGCCCCCTTCATCCCCACGCCTCGAGCGGCGTTCCGGGGCATCAATCTGCTGGCGCACGGCCACGGTAACGAGGAGGGCCTGGGGGACATCATGGCGCTCGATATCGGGGGCGCCACCACCGACTTCTTCTCCAACGTGTCCGACAACCCCCTCTACATCTATGAAGGGCCGGACAACGCCCGACGCGTCAAGCGCACCATTCTCAAGACTCCCAACAGCCCATTGGCCTACCGCCGGGTCGAGGGCAAGTACGGGCTCGCCTACAACGCCGAGAACCTGAAGGAACTGGAACGTTTTCGAAACGGCGAGATGCAGCGTGAACTGTCCGAGTATTTGAGCCGGAACCTCCCCGACGCCTTCGTCCCCGGGGCGGGCCAGTTCTCGCAGTTCCTGTACTCGCGCAACGGCCAGGTTGAGGTTGACCTCGACCGATACCTGAGTTTTCTCTCCTCCAATCCCCACGTCGTTCCGGATACCGCGATCGAGAACGCCGCCCGGGCATGGCTGGCGCACGAGATCCTCGCCACGGCCACCCGCAAGCATGCCGGATACGTTGAGGAAACCGAAACCTACTTTCTGCAGTACGGTGTCAATCTGCTCAATCAGCCGGTGGCGGTCGTTCTGATTGGGGGCACCGTGTATCACAAGTGCCAGGAGAAGGCGCCTCGCTACCTGGACGACCTGGCTTTGATCGCGCGGGGCGTGCTCTACAATCCTGCCGAGCCCCACGTGCTGCGGCCCCGGGGACCCGTCTTGCTGGATGCCCAGTACCTGGTCAGCATCATCGGCGGGCTGTACGGAAGGGTGAACCCCGAGCAGGCGGTGCGGGTCATGAAGCGCGAGCTGATACCGCTCGATGTCCAGCAGTACGCGGGGAGGAGGTAG